The following are encoded in a window of Rosa chinensis cultivar Old Blush chromosome 4, RchiOBHm-V2, whole genome shotgun sequence genomic DNA:
- the LOC112196998 gene encoding uncharacterized protein LOC112196998 translates to MGSPSHKCAFNCYGIFFPSLNFSTFNYEINQICLSLTLWTASCRSPLSKQNERAESEQTKAENLIAQAEKRKRENEKLHSEIIELKDQLQAKQAVNEDFEAQKKIKALEQTLKEKGQELTDLSEFYNPLIFKERSNNDELQGARKELIEVLADKINLPCMLVKGSYYTGTDDGAVNLIKIDSGIGSEYIIDLMGASGTLIPAKMWFMMCLSIWKRFKMQPVAMNLEGSP, encoded by the exons ATGGGGTCGCCGTCGCATAAATGTGCCTTCAATTGCTACGGCATATTTTTTCCGTCGCTAAATTTCTCTACTTTTAACTACG AAATCAATCAGATCTGTTTGTCTCTCACTTTGTGGACTGCATCTTGTCGATCTCCACTCTCAAAACAG AATGAGAGAGCAGAATCAGAGCAGACGAAAGCAGAAAATCTGATAGCGCAGGCAGAAAAGAGAAAG agagaaaatgagaAGCTTCACTCAGAAATAATTGAGTTGAAAGACCAGCTCCAAGCCAAACAGGCAGTGAATGAGGATTTTGAAGCCCAGAAGAAGATTAAAGCACTTGAACAAACGTTAAAGGAGAAGGGGCAGGAGCTTACTGATCTGTCAGAATTTTACAATCCACTGATTTTCAAGGAGAGGAGCAATAATGATGAGCTGCAGGGGGCCCGTAAAGAGTTAATTGAG GTACTAGCTGATAAGATAAATCTTCCATGTATGCTGGTCAAAGGTAGCTACTACACGGGTACTGATGATGGAGCTGTAAACTTGATTAAAATTGATAGTGGAATTGGAAG TGAATATATTATTGATCTGATGGGTGCTTCTGGAACACTAATTCCTGCTAAG ATGTGGTTCATGATGTGTCTCAGCATATGGAAGAG GTTCAAGATGCAACCAGTGGCCATGAATTTAGAAGGGAGTCCATAG
- the LOC112199508 gene encoding pentatricopeptide repeat-containing protein At3g48810-like, with the protein MGVCPTLRHIMSYWPDGLFKVNRFEEAFGLVREIDEKGLKLNLVTYNTILNGFCRTGMTNEAMQVFSNMLTRGTKPDAITYNILIYFYCKQGRIKTAIQLFNSTGAAKEWCPDVIAYTSLLSVICNSVGLDQAMVYLDKMIREGIYPNIGTWKPIYILDDILREGSS; encoded by the coding sequence atgggtgtTTGCCCAACATTACGACATATAATGAGTTATTGGCCGGATGGTCTGTTCAAGGTGAACAGATTCGAAGAAGCATTTGGACTTGTCAGGGAGATAGATGAAAAGGGACTGAAACTGAATTTGGTAACATACAACACCATTTTGAATGGTTTTTGTCGCACTGGGATGACCAACGAGGCTATGCAGGTTTTTAGCAACATGCTAACAAGGGGAACAAAGCCTGATGCCATTACATATAACATACTGATATATTTCTATTGCAAGCAAGGCAGGATAAAGACTGCTATTCAGCTTTTCAACAGTACTGGTGCAGCAAAGGAGTGGTGCCCGGATGTAATAGCTTACACTAGTCTTCTAAGTGTGATTTGTAACTCGGTAGGTCTAGACCAGGCCATGGTTTATCTTGATAAGATGATAAGGGAAGGTATCTACCCCAACATTGGCACATGGAAGCCAATCTACATACTGGATGATATTCTTCGTGAAGGTTCTTCGTGA
- the LOC112200844 gene encoding desiccation-related protein PCC13-62 yields the protein MAHFAHTSTTATLAFLILLLLYSSESILSDEHGLESSPVPDSDVDLLEFPLNLEYLEAEFFLYGSLGFGLDKVAPNLTLGGPKPLGAKKAKLDPFTRDVIEQFAWQEVGHLRAIKKTVKGFPRPQLDLSAKSFADVFNLAFGRVLKPPFDPYANSLNYLLASYLIPYVGLTGYVGANPKLQGSTSKRLVAGLLGVESGQDAVIRTLLYEQAWMKVHPYDISVAEFTNRLSDLRNKLGKAGLKDEGLVVPKYLGAEGKISGNVLAGDEYSVAYDRTPEEILRIVYGSGDEHVPGGFYPKGADGRIAKSYLQNE from the exons ATGGCACATTTTGCTCATACCAGCACCACCGCTACTCTTGCTTTCCTCATCCTCCTCCTTCTTTACTCTTCTGAGTCCATTTTGAGTGATGAGCATGGCCTTGAGTCCTCACCTGTACCAGATTCAGATGTTGATCTCTTGGAGTTTCCTCTGAACCTTGAGTACTTGGAAGCTGAGTTCTTCCTGTATGGCTCTTTGGGTTTTGGCTTGGACAAAGTCGCTCCAAACTTGACATTGGGAGGTCCAAAACCCCTTGGTGCTAAGAAAGCCAAACTGGACCCTTTCACTAGGGATGTGATAGAACAGTTTGCATGGCAAGAAGTTGGACACTTGAG AGCTATTAAAAAGACAGTGAAAGGGTTCCCAAGGCCACAATTGGATTTAAGTGCAAAATCATTTGCAGATGTGTTTAATCTTGCATTTGGGCGTGTTTTGAAGCCGCCATTTGATCCTTATGCCAATAGCTTGAACTATCTCCTTGCATCCTATTTGATCCCTTATGTTGGTCTTACTGGTTATGTTGGAGCAAACCCAAAACTCCAAGGCTCTACTTCCAAAAGG CTTGTTGCAGGTCTTTTGGGTGTGGAATCAGGACAAGATGCAGTGATTCGAACATTGTTGTATGAGCAGGCTTGGATGAAAGTGCATCCATATGATATATCAGTGGCCGAATTCACAAATCGGCTTTCTGATCTGAGGAACAAGCTGGGAAAAGCAGGTTTGAAAGATGAAGGCCTTGTGGTTCCAAAATATCTAGGAGCTGAGGGAAAAATCAGTGGCAATGTTCTTGCCGGAGACGAATATTCAGTTGCATATGACAGGACACCGGAGGAGATACTGAGGATTGTATATGGATCAGGTGATGAACACGTCCCTGGGGGTTTCTATCCGAAAGGAGCTGATGGTCGTATTGCCAAATCTTATCTACAAAATGAATAG
- the LOC112199509 gene encoding F-box protein SKIP23-like: protein MADWFLLPKELLEDITKCLGSSFYLLCFLSLYSSWRSSIPSRPRPLPGRFPFLTNYGISDSTLSFHLSKRTVFLIGQPKSPNRWLVKIQEDLPGRMHLLNPLSWLPLSPLPEAFPKVMDLSRFWIFDLGEEYVLHCVNFRPLVNVLGGAANLYMEKVVFMCFGSCC from the coding sequence ATGGCGGACTGGTTTCTACTCCCTAAAGAACTCCTGGAGGACATCACCAAATGCCTCGGCAGCTCATTTTATCTCCTCTGTTTCCTATCCCTCTACTCATCCTGGCGATCATCAATCCCTTCCAGACCTCGCCCCTTACCCGGTCGATTCCCCTTCCTCACAAACTACGGCATCTCCGACTCCACCCTCAGTTTCCACCTCTCTAAACGCACCGTTTTCCTCATCGGACAGCCCAAAAGCCCGAATCGGTGGCTGGTCAAGATCCAAGAGGACTTGCCCGGCCGCATGCACTTGCTTAATCCCCTCTCGTGGTTACCGCTGAGTCCTCTGCCGGAGGCTTTCCCAAAGGTAATGGATTTATCGAGgttttggattttcgatttggggGAGGAGTATGTTCTTCATTGTGTGAATTTTAGGCCTTTGGTTAATGTTCTGGGCGGTGCTGCTAATTTGTATATGGAAAAGGTGGTGTTTATGTGTTTTGGGAGTTGTTGTTGA